One genomic region from Cydia pomonella isolate Wapato2018A chromosome 4, ilCydPomo1, whole genome shotgun sequence encodes:
- the LOC133517006 gene encoding protein krueppel-like — MALSLQSTQNSRGVSVRPLSTMRQESLPMLAERLLATRAAALVAGLPAELYSGALLAAWPPSPPAPLLPPPELDRARKRRRASKLDETVTTSHTTAPLSPPSSGSSPGAADPPRDKLFTCKICSRSFGYKHVLQNHERTHTGEKPFECGECHKRFTRDHHLKTHLRLHTGEKPYSCPHCPRHFVQVANLRRHLRVHTGERPYACQSCPARFSDSNQLKAHALVHEGDAPFACRCGARFRRRQAAALHRCAGTGCEPDSPSPPAATAADWRWDEWPEQTEPEDLSLPRRPATPDSPTDLRVHSA; from the exons ATGGCCTTATCGCTGCAGTCGACACAGAATTCGAGAG GTGTGTCAGTGAGACCGCTATCAACAATGCGTCAAGAATCATTACCGATGTTAGCTGAGCGTCTGCTGGCGACGCGTGCCGCGGCGCTAGTGGCAGGGCTGCCGGCCGAGCTATACTCGGGCGCGCTGCTGGCCGCCTGGCCACCTTCTCCGCCCGCGCCGCTGCTACCTCCACCGGAGCTGGACCGTGCCCGCAAGCGACGCCGCGCGTCCAAACTCGACGAAACCGTTACTACTTCGCATACGACTGCGCCCCTCTCTCCGCCCTCCTCGGGATCTTCGCCGGGTGCAGCCGACCCGCCCAGAGATAAACTTTTCACCTGTAAGATCTGCTCACGCTCTTTCGGCTACAAACATGTGCTGCAGAACCACGAACGCACCCACACTGGTGAGAAGCCGTTCGAGTGCGGTGAGTGCCACAAGCGGTTCACGCGCGACCACCACCTGAAGACGCACCTCCGCTTGCACACGGGCGAGAAGCCATACAGCTGCCCGCACTGTCCACGTCACTTCGTGCAGGTGGCCAACCTACGGCGGCACCTGCGCGTGCACACCGGTGAACGGCCATACGCTTGCCAAAGCTGCCCGGCGCGCTTCTCCGACTCCAACCAGTTGAAAGCCCACGCGCTGGTACATGAGGGCGATGCGCCGTTCGCTTGCCGCTGCGGGGCGCGCTTCCGGCGGCGACAGGCGGCCGCTCTGCACCGCTGCGCCGGCACCGGCTGCGAGCCCGATTCGCCGAGCCCGCCTGCGGCCACAGCCGCTGACTGGCGCTGGGACGAGTGGCCCGAGCAGACGGAGCCGGAGGACTTGTCGCTCCCGCGGCGGCCGGCCAcgccggactcgcccaccgaccTGCGCGTGCACTCCGCGTAG